The following coding sequences are from one Mytilus trossulus isolate FHL-02 chromosome 8, PNRI_Mtr1.1.1.hap1, whole genome shotgun sequence window:
- the LOC134728184 gene encoding uncharacterized protein LOC134728184 isoform X1 encodes MSNLLSANMDVSKQRESFYKTLEDQNKDVPNDVRQRRYCKYITNFASHFGKERCMVVGSTTEGTRLRSNINEGDFDYLIISGISIPVDALEHRKDLPCFVHIRGDKFQHSFSHNLVDGKYLPSRILKEVDKEAFKIMRGLFHVLTVPRVTKERQTVHAEFNREAKPGMCTEHYAGFEVVGDDLTHSMKYRLTELLSMLAETTHNDIFSSTIGQILVGLIVASVGDPECSHPKRRKQETEANERRTTDDTSNEKVCRVRFNYKSSKDFIAAFPIDGKLQCLEEWKCRILNSDKVFWPSSEAVDKICQSEVYVVAKPAIVDPCTGIDFCLGFNQAEMILASCLSSDQRLCVLLLKSLQKGYLKKYSSILTTFHWKTAFYHKCEHIDSGLFDRHSTILNALEKVLSYMIDCLERKYLKHYFIESNLIAHITETETNEIKGKIKEIIADPEAALQVYFDMNKECESSKQEEEISMIEMEELKKCKFDTAIRIPKVLTMMSDLQKEASDGSSLTKAIFDTLFMVIEEETDIPLKRSDTPQNPMDLLRKVIIHKTTKFNTREEEKEALGNVRAAGFSLVSQAFFGGFK; translated from the exons ATG AGTAATTTGCTGAGTGCTAATATGGATGTCTCGAAACAGCGAGAGTCCTTTTATAAAACGTTAGAGGATCAAAACAAAGATGTTCCGAACGATGTCCGACAACGCCGATACTGCAAATACATTACAAACTTTGCATCTCATTTCGGTAAGGAAAGATGCATGGTGGTGGGGAGTACTACAGAAGGAACCAGACTGCGGTCAAACATAAATGAGGGAGATTTTGATTACCTGATTATATCAGGAATATCCATACCCGTAGACGCTTTGGAACATAGAAAGGACCTACCTTGCTTTGTCCACATAAGAGGTGACAaatttcaacattcattttctCACAATTTGGTAGACGGGAAATACCTGCCCAGTCGTATTCTAAAAGAGGTCGACAAAGaagcttttaaaataatgagAGGTCTATTCCATGTCCTTACGGTACCACGTGTTACCAAGGAGAGACAAACTGTTCACGCCGAGTTCAACCGTGAAGCTAAACCTGGTATGTGTACAGAACATTATGCTGGCTTCGAGGTAGTTGGTGATGATTTAACTCACAGTATGAAATATCGTCTTACCGAACTTCTCAGTATGCTTGCTGAGACGACACATAACGACATATTTAGTTCTACAATAGGACAGATCCTTGTAGGGTTAATAGTTGCCTCAGTGGGCGATCCGGAGTGTTCTCACCCGAAAAGAAGAAAACAGGAAACTGAGGCAAATGAAAGACGTACCACTGACGATACATCAAACGAAAAAGTATGCCGGGTTAGATTTAACTACAAATCAAGCAAAGATTTTATTGCTGCATTCCCTATTGATGGAAAGCTGCAATGTCTAGAAGAATGGAAATGTAGAATACTGAATAGCGACAAAGTATTTTGGCCGAGCTCCGAAGCTGTTGATAAAATCTGTCAGTCGGAGGTGTACGTTGTAGCCAAGCCAGCAATTGTTGACCCATGTACCGGTATTGACTTTTGCCTCGGATTCAACCAAGCTGAAATGATCCTAGCTTCTTGTCTGAGCTCTGATCAAAGATTGTGTGTCCTGCTTCTAAAATCTCTTCAGAAAGGTTATCTTAAAAAGTACTCTTCAATACTTACAACTTTTCACTGGAAAACAGCCTTTTACCACAAATGCGAACACATTGATTCAGGTCTCTTTGATCGTCATTCGACTATATTGAATGCCCTTGAAAAAGTGTTGTCCTACATGATAGATTGCTTGGAGAGAAAGTATCTGAAGCATTATTTCATAGAGAGCAACTTAATAGCCCATATTACTGAGACAGAAACCAATGAAATCAAAGGAAAGATCAAAGAAATTATCGCAGATCCAGAAGCAGCTCTCCAAGTGTATTTCGATATGAATAAAGAATGCGAAAGCTCAAAACAAGAAGAAGAAATTTCTATGATAGAAATGGAAGAATTGAAGAAATGTAAATTTGATACTGCAATTAGGATACCAAAAGTATTAACAATGATgtcagatttacaaaaagaagccaGTGACGGTTCTTCACTCACAAAAGCTATTTTTGATACGTTATTTATGGTAATCGAAGAGGAGACAGATATTCCATTAAAACGATCAGATACCCCACAGAACCCAATGGACCTTTTAAGAAAAGTTAtcattcataaaacaacaaaatttaacacgcgAGAAGAAGAGAAGGAGGCCCTAGGCAACGTCAGGGCTGCTGGGTTTTCCCTAGTTAGTCAGGCATTTTTTGGTGGGTTTAAGTGA
- the LOC134728184 gene encoding uncharacterized protein LOC134728184 isoform X2, protein MSNLLSANMDVSKQRESFYKTLEDQNKDVPNDVRQRRYCKYITNFASHFGKERCMVVGSTTEGTRLRSNINEGDFDYLIISGISIPVDALEHRKDLPCFVHIRGDKFQHSFSHNLVDGKYLPSRILKEVDKEAFKIMRGLFHVLTVPRVTKERQTVHAEFNREAKPGMCTEHYAGFEVVGDDLTHSMKYRLTELLSMLAETTHNDIFSSTIGQILVGLIVASVGDPECSHPKRRKQETEANERRTTDDTSNEKVCRVRFNYKSSKDFIAAFPIDGKLQCLEEWKCRILNSDKVFWPSSEAVDKICQSEVYVVAKPAIVDPCTGIDFCLGFNQAEMILASCLSSDQRLCVLLLKSLQKGYLKKYSSILTTFHWKTAFYHKCEHIDSGLFDRHSTILNALEKVLSYMIDCLERKYLKHYFIESNLIAHITETETNEIKGKIKEIIADPEAALQVYFDMNKECESSKQEEEISMIEMEELKKCKFDTAIRIPKVLTMMSDLQKEASDGSSLTKAIFDTLFMVIEEETDIPLKRSDTPQNPMDLLRKVIIHKTTKFNTREEEKEALGNVRAAGFSLVSQAFFGGFK, encoded by the exons ATg AGTAATTTGCTGAGTGCTAATATGGATGTCTCGAAACAGCGAGAGTCCTTTTATAAAACGTTAGAGGATCAAAACAAAGATGTTCCGAACGATGTCCGACAACGCCGATACTGCAAATACATTACAAACTTTGCATCTCATTTCGGTAAGGAAAGATGCATGGTGGTGGGGAGTACTACAGAAGGAACCAGACTGCGGTCAAACATAAATGAGGGAGATTTTGATTACCTGATTATATCAGGAATATCCATACCCGTAGACGCTTTGGAACATAGAAAGGACCTACCTTGCTTTGTCCACATAAGAGGTGACAaatttcaacattcattttctCACAATTTGGTAGACGGGAAATACCTGCCCAGTCGTATTCTAAAAGAGGTCGACAAAGaagcttttaaaataatgagAGGTCTATTCCATGTCCTTACGGTACCACGTGTTACCAAGGAGAGACAAACTGTTCACGCCGAGTTCAACCGTGAAGCTAAACCTGGTATGTGTACAGAACATTATGCTGGCTTCGAGGTAGTTGGTGATGATTTAACTCACAGTATGAAATATCGTCTTACCGAACTTCTCAGTATGCTTGCTGAGACGACACATAACGACATATTTAGTTCTACAATAGGACAGATCCTTGTAGGGTTAATAGTTGCCTCAGTGGGCGATCCGGAGTGTTCTCACCCGAAAAGAAGAAAACAGGAAACTGAGGCAAATGAAAGACGTACCACTGACGATACATCAAACGAAAAAGTATGCCGGGTTAGATTTAACTACAAATCAAGCAAAGATTTTATTGCTGCATTCCCTATTGATGGAAAGCTGCAATGTCTAGAAGAATGGAAATGTAGAATACTGAATAGCGACAAAGTATTTTGGCCGAGCTCCGAAGCTGTTGATAAAATCTGTCAGTCGGAGGTGTACGTTGTAGCCAAGCCAGCAATTGTTGACCCATGTACCGGTATTGACTTTTGCCTCGGATTCAACCAAGCTGAAATGATCCTAGCTTCTTGTCTGAGCTCTGATCAAAGATTGTGTGTCCTGCTTCTAAAATCTCTTCAGAAAGGTTATCTTAAAAAGTACTCTTCAATACTTACAACTTTTCACTGGAAAACAGCCTTTTACCACAAATGCGAACACATTGATTCAGGTCTCTTTGATCGTCATTCGACTATATTGAATGCCCTTGAAAAAGTGTTGTCCTACATGATAGATTGCTTGGAGAGAAAGTATCTGAAGCATTATTTCATAGAGAGCAACTTAATAGCCCATATTACTGAGACAGAAACCAATGAAATCAAAGGAAAGATCAAAGAAATTATCGCAGATCCAGAAGCAGCTCTCCAAGTGTATTTCGATATGAATAAAGAATGCGAAAGCTCAAAACAAGAAGAAGAAATTTCTATGATAGAAATGGAAGAATTGAAGAAATGTAAATTTGATACTGCAATTAGGATACCAAAAGTATTAACAATGATgtcagatttacaaaaagaagccaGTGACGGTTCTTCACTCACAAAAGCTATTTTTGATACGTTATTTATGGTAATCGAAGAGGAGACAGATATTCCATTAAAACGATCAGATACCCCACAGAACCCAATGGACCTTTTAAGAAAAGTTAtcattcataaaacaacaaaatttaacacgcgAGAAGAAGAGAAGGAGGCCCTAGGCAACGTCAGGGCTGCTGGGTTTTCCCTAGTTAGTCAGGCATTTTTTGGTGGGTTTAAGTGA